A single genomic interval of Fusarium verticillioides 7600 chromosome 8, whole genome shotgun sequence harbors:
- a CDS encoding condensin complex subunit 1, whose product MDTIDFDLNDALKHYMSDPASISTPEADGALFDCENDPEALTLPVVNSVLNPIVDAVADNPDAIMRASHMDSLQFLLKLAPISLHHSPDTPTVGQHSELENPRYTAHLPTHALSKIFDLVMSGLSAEADSVHSDIDSPDEQDSVLHHKKLLEIYGFLLQWTIAAVETKAAEKSSAAPAARGRGKGKKGPAKDKDAAWDSATQLQGALEIMCKVLKLKLSKIFLTTSERDTFIGLLTRPVYMVLESEQRVKTTTIRMHCFKVLCIAVKHHGHGYAAQINIIQNLTYFEHLSEPMAEFLHILAETYDYPQLADEVLREISNKEFNSNDTRGPKSVSSFIAKLSELAPRLVIKQMTMLAKQLDSESYTLRCALIEVCGNMVGYLSKQDERSENHKSQLNAFFDVLEERFLDINPYCRCRTLQVYMRLCDLAQKFPKRRQKAAELACRSLEDKSSNVRRNAIKLLGTLIKTHPFTVMHGAQLSRKEWQARLDMVQEELDALKPPPGVPGFGGDQANTTVDNELLDEATQLGSPQKPSQMTEEEKAAAIKKAQEEAATSEAIEKLTLTRRYYNEALKFIDVIHDATTTICQLLGSRNKSEVIEAMDFFEVGDAYNIEQNKVGIRRMLRLIWTKGNSDEGKGVQTHLIECYRRLFFEAPDSFSPNDSAIYIARNMISLTFGATPAELTSLEQLLATMMKGGMIPEVVINKLWQVYGVQKREISRTQRRGAIIVLGMLATANPEIVVGEMETMLRTGLGLHGRNDLQLAKFTCIALRRINPSGRQSKDSPVKFSRLPNDHAVSVRLAAITEVPSDSKEWYGVAEQAINAIYAISKHPDTVCSDLIRRKARQVFGQSRTPPSSQPSSRPTSRDETKIAPTADQTATQGEKKKRDNAIALSQLLFIVGHVAIKQIVHLELCELDFKRRKQEKEKAAPAKNDKDKEDADELDLIGGTTEDDFTEAMAHIRERELLYGPNSLLAVFGPLVSEICANNTTYADKGLQAAATLCLAKLMCVSAEYCEANLPLLITIMERSPNATVRSNAVIALGDMAVCFNHLIDENTDFLYRRLADDDASVKRTCLMTLTFLILAGQVKVKGQLGEMAKCLEDEDRRIADLARMFFTELSTKDNAVYNHFVDMFSLLSAGGNMEEESFRRIVKFLLGFVEKDKHAKQLAEKLAARLNRCETERQWNDVAYALGILQHKNEEITKLVSEGYRVVQSSA is encoded by the exons ATGGATaccattgactttgacctcAACGATGCCTTGAAGCACTACATGTCGGACCCGGCCAGCATTTCAACGCCTGAAGCTGATGGGGCTCTCTTCGACTGCGAAAATGACCCCGAAGCCCTTACCCTCCCTGTCGTTAACTCTGTCCTGAACCCTATCGTCGACGCAGTCGCCGATAATCCAGATGCCATCATGCGCGCTTCCCACATGGACTCGCTGCAGTTTCTCCTCAAGTTAGCCCCCATATCCCTCCATCATTCACCTGATACTCCGACTGTGGGACAACATTCTGAGCTAGAAAATCCCAGATACACAGCACATCTCCCCACCCACGCCCTGAGCAAGATCTTCGACCTTGTTATGAGCGGCTTGAGTGCAGAGGCCGACTCTGTTCACTCCGATATCGACTCCCCCGACGAGCAAGACTCGGTACTCCACCACAAGAAGCTACTCGAGATATACGGCTTCCTCCTGCAATGGACGATCGCTGCtgttgagaccaaggccgCTGAGAAGTCGTCAGCGGCACCGGCTGCTAGAGGACGcggaaagggaaagaagggGCCTGCAAAGGATAAGGATGCAGCTTGGGATTCGGCTACACAGCTTCAAGGAGCCTTGGAGATTATGTGCAAGGTCCTTAAGCTCAAGCTCTCTAAGATCTTTCTCACAACAAGCGAACGAGACACGTTCATTGGTCTCCTTACCCGACCAGTTTACATGGTTTTGGAGAGTGAGCAACGAGTCAAGACAACCACTATCCGAATGCACTGCTTCAAGGTCCTTTGCATTGCAGTGAAGCATCATGGGCATGGATATG CGGCGCAAATCAACATCATACAGAACCTGACATATTTCGAGCACTTGTCGGAACCCATGGCCGAGTTCCTACACATTCTAGCAGAAACTTACGACTATCCTCAGCTCGCTGACGAGGTATTACGCGAAATCAGTAACAAAGAGTTCAATTCGAACGATACTAGAGGACCTAAGTCTGTTTCTTCCTTTATTGCCAAGCTTTCTGAGTTGGCGCCACGATTGGTGATCAAGCAGATGACCATGCTTGCAAAGCAATTGGACAGCGAG TCATATACTCTTCGATGTGCTCTTATCGAGGTCTGCGGAAACATGGTTGGCTACCTCAGCAAGCAAGATGAGCGCAGCGAGAACCACAAGTCCCAATTGAATGCTTTTTTCGATGTGTTAGAAGAGCGATTCCTCGACATAAACCCCTATTGCAGGTGCAGAACTCTACAAGTGTACATGCGACTTTGCGATCTTGCGCAAAAATTCCCCAAGCGACGACAAAAGGCTGCAGAGCTCGCCTGTAGAAGTTTGGAAgacaagagcagcaatgTCCGACGTAACGCAATCAAGCTTCTAGGCACACTTATCAAGACACATCCTTTCACGGTCATGCACGGTGCGCAGCTGTCAAGAAAGGAGTGGCAGGCTCGTTTGGACATGGTACAGGAGGAATTGGATGCTCTCAAGCCTCCGCCTGGTGTTCCTGGCTTTGGAGGCGACCAGGCGAACACGACTGTTGACAACgaacttcttgatgaggCGACACAACTTGGCTCTCctcagaagccaagccagatgactgaggaggagaaggcggctgccatcaagaaggcacAAGAGGAAGCTGCTACAAGCGAAGCTATCGAGAAGCTGACACTCACCCGACGATACTACAacgaggctctcaagttcatcgatGTGATCCACGATGCCACCACCACGATCTGCCAGCTCCTCGGATCAAGGAACAAGAGCGAGGTTATTGAGGCCATGGACTTCTTTGAGGTCGGTGACGCCTACAATATTGAGCAGAACAAGGTCGGTATTCGACGTATGCTTCGACTCATCTGGACCAAGGGCAATAGCGATGAAGGAAAGGGTGTCCAGACACACTTGATCGAGTGTTACAGGCGACTATTCTTCGAGGCACCTGACTCGTTCAGTCCCAATGACTCGGCGATTTACATTGCGCGAAACATGATCAGTTTGACCTTTGGCGCAACACCCGCTGAGCTCACGTCGCTTGAGCAGCTTTTGGCCACAATGATGAAGGGCGGCATGATCCCCGAGGTTGTTATCAACAAGCTTTGGCAAGTGTATGGTGTTCAGAAACGGGAGATTTCCCGGACTCAGCGCCGAGGTGCTATCATTGTTTTGGGAATGCTGGCAACTGCAAACCCCGAGATTGTGGTTGGCGAAATGGAGACCATGCTTCGGACTGGTCTTGGTCTGCATGGACGCAATGATCTCCAGTTGGCCAAATTTACGTGCATTGCTTTGAGGCGAATTAACCCGTCTGGACGACAGTCTAAGGACTCTCCTGTCAAGTTCTCACGATTGCCCAATGACCACGCCGTTTCGGTCAGATTGGCTGCCATCACGGAGGTTCCTTCGGACAGCAAGGAGTGGTATGGAGTAGCAGAGCaggccatcaacgccatctatGCTATTTCTAAGCATCCCGATACCGTCTGCTCGGACCTCATTCGACGAAAAGCACGACAGGTGTTTGGGCAGTCTCGCACCCCACCATCTTCGCAACCCAGCTCGCGCCCTACATCGCGAGATGAGACCAAGATTGCGCCAACAGCCGACCAGACTGCGACCcagggcgagaagaagaaacgtGATAACGCCATCGCTCTGTCTCAGCTTCTATTCATCGTCGGCCACGTTGCCATCAAGCAAAttgttcatcttgagctGTGTGAACTCGACTTCAAGCGCAGAaagcaggagaaggagaaggcagCGCCCGCTAAAAacgacaaggacaaggaagatgcggatgagcttgatctcatcgGAGGCACAACAGAGGATGACTTTACAGAAGCCATGGCACACATTCGTGAGCGAGAGCTTCTATACGGACCCAACTCTCTACTAGCCGTCTTTGGCCCACTGGTGTCAGAGATATGTgccaacaacacaacataCGCCGATAAGGGACTCCAGGCCGCCGCGACACTCTGTCTCGCTAAGCTCATGTGTGTGTCTGCCGAGTACTGTGAAGCAAACTTGCCGCtgctcatcaccatcatggaGCGTTCGCCCAACGCCACTGTACGAAGCAATGCCGTTATCGCGCTTGGTGACATGGCAGTCTGCTTCAATCATCTCATTGATGAGAACACCGACTTCCTTTACCGCAGACTGGCTGACGACGATGCGTCCGTCAAGCGAACGTGTCTCATGACGTTGACCTTCCTGATCCTCGCTGGAcaggtcaaggtcaagggtcAGCTCGGCGAGATGGCCAAATGtttggaggatgaggaccGCAGGATCGCTGATTTGGCGAGAATGTTCTTCACCGAGCTCAGCACCAAGGACAATGCTGTGTACAACCACTTTGTCGACATGTTCAGTCTGCTCAGTGCTGGCGGCaatatggaggaggagagctTCCGCAGGATAGTCAAATTCCTTCTTGGTTTTGTTGAAAAG GACAAACACGCCAAACAGCTGGCCGAGAAGCTGGCCGCACGACTCAACCGTTGTGAGACAGAGCGACAATGGAACGATGTTGCATATGCGTTGGGCATTTTGCAACAtaagaatgaagagattACAAAGCTGGTGTCTGAAGGCTACAGAGTCGTTCAATCCTCTGCTTAA
- a CDS encoding NADH dehydrogenase, translating into MPQDMPPRGGYEPVQYKRNLPAKGFRPGILLLGMGAVMGYGWYKLIGGMREANELGREKMWARINLIPLLQAEEDRDQVRRYLADQKREKELLGDNAKVYNSDRFVRPTFAVTPPPTTN; encoded by the exons ATGCCTCAGGATATGCCCCCTCGGGGCGGGTACGAGCCCGTCCAGTACAAG CGAAACCTCCCAGCGAAGGGTTTCCGTCCCggtatcctcctcctcggaaTGGGCGCTGTCATGGGCTACGGCTGGTATAAGCTGATCGGCGGCATGCGCGAGGCCAA CGAACTCGGCCGTGAAAAGATGTGGGCTCgcatcaacctcattccCCTCCTCCAAGCCGAAGAGGACCGCGATCAGGTCCGTCGATACCTAGCCGACCAGAAGCGTGAGAAGGAGTTGCTCGGTGACAATGCCAAGGTTTACAACAGCGACCG GTTCGTGAGGCCGACTTTCGCTGTTACACCCCCTCCTACTACAAACTAA
- a CDS encoding NADH dehydrogenase, protein MGAVMGYGWYKLIGGMREANELGREKMWARINLIPLLQAEEDRDQVRRYLADQKREKELLGDNAKVYNSDRFVRPTFAVTPPPTTN, encoded by the exons aTGGGCGCTGTCATGGGCTACGGCTGGTATAAGCTGATCGGCGGCATGCGCGAGGCCAA CGAACTCGGCCGTGAAAAGATGTGGGCTCgcatcaacctcattccCCTCCTCCAAGCCGAAGAGGACCGCGATCAGGTCCGTCGATACCTAGCCGACCAGAAGCGTGAGAAGGAGTTGCTCGGTGACAATGCCAAGGTTTACAACAGCGACCG GTTCGTGAGGCCGACTTTCGCTGTTACACCCCCTCCTACTACAAACTAA
- a CDS encoding sterol 3beta-glucosyltransferase — protein sequence MASQADDAPAQASIGAEDIKEHVHEELHRRKRQDSTATVFPEPLRESDAEDEEEDDTTQGPPMFMNMNQSIFGLIATASSRVDFNDRFDGMSSDEEGEGSSSQHSRDHIAQTSILQPGGKGKDKGHRRKRLSEHKLLRSLPALPKLRSRHKSQPSRLSAPVETADESDVEDNGTLSPAPALTLTRQDTQGVMSRMLEAKADLSSRPSFDLDRLSSDVSRSSDGEVVSALAKKLKEIFEFDTYEQVIEEYPCWLLQSVLLQGYMYITSKHICFYAYLPKKASEAVKSGYLSKSGKRNPSYTRFWFRLKGDVLAYYKTATDVYFPHGQIDLRYGISANIVDKDKEGLHFTVETHHRTYKFRADSAPSAKEWVKSLQRVIFRSHNDGDSVKISLPIKNVIDIEDTQMIAFADTCKVRVIDNDETYAIDEYFFSFFSFGKDAINVLKILIEASADSRSAEKAVSSREENESSQSPSGRTSMAASRHLPQIDRLHTGKLPDTVKATLAPMSPLSPHSPSQLSPRASMDAPRTSFDGFRRFGRKSMDVPSSIGDFSPRRSFSGTRRSTSRHQHGSTTPKQQQAQDSGDSFVHSSIDNPSISTLSPSSFEDASASQILQGSEVFHSPTMRRSASASRKRDQSGKKTPRNSSSNQERPRHIHHAATTGAIQGMGGEASDSQRPVTPTLNSITKIGAYPLQRANAFAEYLSRTSQRMGSMFATESLGYVEKVHGMWKGEHRHYDEPQELKTDDDADDIDSDAEDKTQTAMDRFRAHFTLPESEKLIATYFGAIFKVLPLYGKFYISDRSFCFRSLYPGTRTKLILPLKDIENVHKEKGFRFGYYGLTVVIRGHEELFFEFRRPGLRDDCAVTLHQLMETNRFLEKSGFLDQEEQDEEEAAAAIAERDALKAARQDEFVNHELELPRETSGVSNAPTILFDNPNSSGLAFKPQKSMKITCLTIGSRGDVQPYIALCKGLLAEGHKPRIATHAEFQGWIESHGIEFARVEGDPGELMRLCIENGTFTWAFLREANSTFRGWLDELLDSAYTACEGSELLIESPSAMAGIHIAEKLGIPYFRAFTMPWTRTRAYPHAFIMPEHKMGGAYNYMTYVMFDNIFWKATAYQVNRWRRKTLGLPSTNLEKMQPNKVPFLYNFSPSVVAPPLDFSDWIRVTGYWFLNEGGDWEPPQELQDFIAKARADGKKLVYVGFGSIIVKDPAKMTQEVIDAVLKADVRCILSKGWSDRISPKDDPSKPRPEEPEMPPEIHVIKSAPHDWLFSQIDAAAHHGGSGTTGASLRAGIPTIIRPFFGDQFFFATRVEDLGVGVWVKKWGTNSFGRALWEVTRNERMIVKARVLGEQIRSESGVDSAIQCIYRDLEYAKSLIKRNAGKAAQHDANEDDDTEESWTFVGRDEPDPDAVTKKLSEGLVDTEKPLSLGSQAPSTAAA from the exons atggcctcCCAAGCTGATGATGCTCCTGCCCAAGCCAGTATTGGCGCGGAGGACATCAAGGAGCATGTCCACGAGGAACTTCATCGAAGGAAGCGGCAAGATTCCACCGCGACCGTGTTTCCCGAGCCTCTGCGAGAAAGCGATgccgaagacgaagaagaggatgacacTACACAAGGACCCCCGATGTTCATGAACATGAACCAGAGCATCTTCGGTCTTATTGCGACTGCTAGCTCTCGTGTTGACTTTAATGATCGATTCGATGGAATGAGTAGTGACGAAGAGGGTGaaggatcatcatcacaacatAGCCGTGATCATATCGCACAAACATCGATCCTACAACCAGGAGGCAAGGGGAAGGACAAAGGGCacagaaggaaaaggcttTCGGAGCATAAGTTGTTGCGATCGCTACCTGCATTGCCGAAACTTCGCTCCCGGCACAAATCCCAGCCGTCTCGACTATCTGCTCCGGTTGAGACTGCTGATGAATCCGACGTGGAAGACAACGGCACTTTGTCGCCTGCGCCAGCTCTTACGCTGACACGCCAAGATACCCAGGGTGTCATGAGTAGGATGTTGGAGGCCAAGGCAGACTTGTCTAGCAGACCCAGCTTCGATTTGGACCGGCTATCATCTGATGTTAGTCGATCGAGTGATGGCGAGGTAGTCTCGGCTCtggcaaagaagctcaaggagattTTCGAGTTTGATACGTACGAGCAGGTCATTGAGG AATACCCCTGCTGGCTGCTACAAAGtgtccttcttcaaggatACATGTACATCACTTCCAAGCATATCTGCTTTTACGCATACCTCCCCAAGAAAGCG AGTGAGGCTGTAAAGTCAGGGTATCTTTCGAAGAGCGGCAAACGCAACCCAAGCTACACAAGGTTTTGGTTCCGACTAAAGGGCGATGTTTTGGCATATTATAAGACCGCAACGGACGTTTACTTCCCTCATGGGCAGATTGATCTGCGATACGGCATCTCAGCAAACATCGTGGATAAGGATAAGGAAGGTCTACATTTCACAGTTGAGACACATCATCGAACGTACAAGTTCAGAGCCGACAGCGCTCCAAGTGCGAAAGAATGGGTGAAGAGCCTGCAGAGAGTCATCTTCCGAAGTCACAACGATGGCGACAGCGTCAAGATCTCATTACCGATTAAAAATGTGATCGATATTGAAGATACTCAGATGATTGCATTCGCCGATACTTGCAAGGTTAGGGTTATTGACAATGATGAGACATATGCTATTGACGAG tacttcttctccttcttcagctttggGAAGGACGCCATCAATGtgctcaagatcctcatTGAGGCTTCTGCAGATAGCCGGTCCGCGGAGAAAGCTGTGTCTAGCCgtgaagagaacgagagcTCTCAGTCTCCATCCGGCCGGACGTCAATGGCAGCAAGCCGCCATCTTCCCCAAATTGACAGACTGCACACAGGAAAGCTTCCTGATACCGTGAAAGCCACACTGGCTCCCATGTCGCCATTATCGCCTCATTCACCAAGCCAACTGAGCCCTCGAGCAAGTATGGACGCTCCACGAACAAGTTTTGACGGCTTTAGAAGATTCGGACGCAAGAGTATGGATGTGCCAAGTTCCATCGGAGACTTCAGCCCTCGTAGGAGCTTCAGCGGCACCAGACGATCCACGAGTCGTCATCAACACGGCAGCACGACTCCCAAACAGCAACAGGCTCAGGACTCAGGAGATTCGTTTGTTCATTCATCGATCGACAACCCAAGTATCTCCACGTTATCACCGTCTTCGTTTGAGGATGCATCCGCGAGCCAGATTCTTCAAGGAAGCGAGGTCTTTCACAGCCCGACGATGCGACGCTCTGCTTCGGCATCTAGAAAGCGCGACCAGTCTGGGAAGAAAACACCTCGGAACTCTAGCTCTAATCAAGAGCGCCCTCGCCATATTCATCATGCCGCAACAACTGGCGCCATACAGGGAATGGGTGGCGAAGCTAGTGATTCTCAGCGCCCAGTCACACCAACGCTCAACAGTATCACTAAGATTGGAGCATATCCCCTACAACGAGCTAATGCCTTTGCGGAGTATCTCAGTCGTACAAGCCAGCGTATGGGTTCTATGTTTGCGACCGAGTCACTGGGTTATGTGGAAAAGGTGCATGGCATGTGGAAAGGAGAACATAGGCATTACGATGAGCCccaagagctcaagactgatgatgatgccgatgatatCGACTCGGACgcagaagacaagacacaGACTGCGATGGATCGATTCCGAGCGCATTTCACCTTACCTGAGTCAGAGAAGCTTATTGCAACGTACTTTGGGGCCATTTTCAAGGTCTTGCCTCTCTATGGAAAGTTCTATATTAGTGATCGGTCATTCTGTTTCCGAAGTTTGTATCCCGGCACAAGAACAAAACTCATCCTACCTttgaaggatatcgagaatgTCCACAAGGAGAAGGGGTTCCGGTTTGGTTACTACGGCCTTACGGTCGTCATTCGTGGTCACGAGGAGCTATTCTTTGAGTTTAGGCGACCAGGGCTCCGAGATGATTGCGCGGTGACGCTGCATCAACTCATGGAGACTAACCGTTTTCTTGAGAAGTCTGGTTTCCTTGACCAAGAGGAgcaagacgaggaagaagctgctgctgcaatTGCGGAGCGTGACGCCCTCAAGGCTGCGCGACAGGACGAGTTTGTCAATCACGAGCTAGAGCTACCTCGCGAGACCTCTGGAGTTTCGAACGCTCCAACGATATTGTTTGACAACCCCAATTCCTCCGGTCTTGCGTTCAAGCCACAAAAGTCGATGAAGATCACATGTCTCACCATTGGATCTCGAGGTGATGTGCAACCATACATTGCCTTGTGCAAGGGTCTTCTTGCTGAAGGCCACAAGCCTCGGATTGCCACACATGCGGAGTTCCAGGGATGGATCGAGTCACACGGTATTGAGTTCGCCCGAGTTGAAGGCGACCCTGGTGAGCTGATGCGGCTTTGTATCGAGAATGGAACATTCACTTGGGCCTTCCTTCGGGAGGCAAACTCGACCTTCCGAGGATGGCTTGACGAACTTCTTGACTCTGCTTACACAGCATGTGAAGGTTCTGAACTTCTGATTGAGTCTCCTTCTGCCATGGCTGGCATTCACAtcgctgagaagcttggtatCCCCTATTTCCGAGCGTTCACTATGCCTTGGACTAGGACACGAGCATATCCTCACGCTTTTATCATGCCTGAGCACAAGATGGGAGGCGCATATAACTATATGACGTATGTCATGTTTGACAACATCTTTTGGAAGGCTACGGCTTACCAGGTGAATCGATGGAGACGAAAGACGCTTGGCCTACCTAGCACcaaccttgagaagatgcagcCTAATAAGGTGCCCTTCCTGTACAATTTCAGTCCTAGCGTGGTCGCACCTCCTCTGGACTTTTCCGATTGGATTAGAGTAACTGGCTACTGGTTCCTCAATGAGGGAGGTGACTGGGAGCCGCCTCAGGAGCTGCAGGACTTTATCGCCAAAGCCAGGGCGGACGGAAAGAAGTTGGTCTACGTCGGTTTTGGTTCAATCATCGTCAAGGATCCTGCCAAGATGACACAAGAGGTCATCGACGCTGTTCTCAAGGCAGATGTTCGGTGCATTTTGTCGAAGGGCTGGTCAGACCGTATCTCACCGAAAGACGACCCATCCAAGCCTCGCCCCGAAGAGCCAGAGATGCCTCCAGAGATCCATGTGATTAAGTCCGCACCACACGATTGGCTCTTCAGTcagattgatgctgctgcgcaTCACGGTGGTTCTGGAACAACAGGCGCCAGTCTTCGTGCCGGCATTCCCACCATCATTCGTCCATTCTTTGGCGACCAGTTCTTCTTTGCTACACGggttgaggatcttggtgtAGGAGTCTGGGTGAAGAAATGGGGTACCAACAGCTTCGGTCGAGCCCTCTGGGAAGTGACGCGTAACGAGCGCATGATTGTAAAGGCTCGTGTCCTTGGCGAACAGATCCGCAGT GAATCGGGTGTCGATAGCGCCATCCAGTGCATCTACCGCGATCTCGAATACGCCAAGAGTCTCATCAAACGCAACGCTGGCAAGGCCGCACAACACGATGCaaacgaggacgatgacacAGAAGAGAGCTGGACATTCGTCGGGAGAGATGAGCCAGATCCCGACGCCGTGACGAAGAAGCTAAGTGAGGGTTTGGTAGACACTGAGAAACCGCTGTCTTTGGGAAGTCAGGCGCCTTCAACTGCTGCGGCATGA
- a CDS encoding WD repeat-containing protein, giving the protein MPPKKGVDSPMSAFERRRQENMASNQKILADVAVVAKKVMPTPQKKSTPTRSKTRTPAKREPAMPTRQSSRLAGLDADNDTLKRKLAVEAEHVAAKEKAKRLRVNGDLKLDDIAVEGKKYLAGVDGFKGLVRGAQPGVRTFTEDDVKETTDKDLKELRKRMGGLKLYEHWAPNDIKITPQRVYALGLHPTESKPLIFAGDKEGNMGVFDASQSAPEINDEDEDVSVPDPTISAFKIHSRTITSFVFSQQDSNSVYTSSYDSSIRRLDLNKGESYQVWAPSDHNEDLPISALDMAESSPHVLYFSTLEGGVGQYDTRTSDDAEIWTLSDQKIGGFSLHPLQPHLLATASLDRTLKIWDLRKITGKGDLRHPALLGEHGSRLSVSHASWSPGGHIATSSYDDTIKIYNFPDASSWKPGQDVSVEPTYQVRHNNQTGRWVTILKPQWQKRPHDGIQKFVIGNMNRFVDVFASDGSQLAQLDGEGITAVPAVAHFHPSRDWVAGATSSGKLCFWQ; this is encoded by the exons ATGCCTCCTAAGAAGGGCGTCGACTCGCCCATGAGCGCCTTCGAGCGCAGGCGACAAGAGAATATGGCCTCAAACCAGAAGATTCTAGCCGATGTCGCCGTAGTCGCTAAGAAAGTTATGCCGACACCCCAAAAGAAGTCAACGCCAACCCGATCGAAAACCCGGACTCCTGCAAAACGGGAGCCTGCAATGCCGACTCGGCAGTCCTCACGACTTGCTGGTCTCGATGCAGACAATGATACCTTAAAGAGAAAACTAGCCGTCGAGGCCGAACACGTCGCGGCGAAAGAGAAGGCTAAAAGGTTGAGAGTAAATGGTGACCTAAAACTCGACGATATAGCTGTCGAAGGCAAGAAGTATCTCGCTGGTGTAGACGGGTTTAAGGGTCTCGTCCGTGGTGCGCAGCCCGGAGTTCGAACGTTCACGGAGGACGATGTTAAGGAAACCACCGACAAGGATTTGAAGGAGCTGCGAAAGCGTATGGGTGGTTTGAAGTTATACGAGCACTGGGCCCCCAATG ACATCAAGATCACGCCCCAACGAGTTTATgctcttggccttcatccCACCGAATCGAAGCCTCTTATCTTTGCTGGCGATAAAGAAGGCAACATGGGCGTATTTGACGCTTCACAGTCTGCTCCCGAAATaaacgatgaagacgaagatgtgTCTGTGCCTGATCCTACCATTTCTGCGTTCAAGATACACAGTCGCACGATCACTTCCTTCGTTTTCTCTCAGCAGGATAGCAATTCTGTTTACACATCCTCATATGACTCGTCAATCCGCCGACTAGACCTGAACAAGGGAGAGTCCTACCAGGTGTGGGCGCCGTCGGATCACAATGAGGATCTCCCCATCTCAGCTCTTGACATGGCAGAGTCGAGCCCCCATGTGTTGTACTTTTCTACGCTTGAAGGCGGCGTCGGTCAGTACGACACAAGAACCTCCGATGACGCTGAAATCTGGACACTTTCGGATCAGAAGATTGGTGGATTCTCTTTGCATCCTCTCCAACCTCATTTGCTCGCGACTGCATCATTAGACCGCACACTTAAGATTTGGGATCTTCGCAAGATCACTGGCAAAGGGGACCTACGTCACCCTGCCCTACTTGGAGAACATGGCTCGAGACTGTCTGTGTCGCACGCATCTTGGAGTCCTGGCGGCCATATTGCTACTAGCTCTTATGACGATACTATCAAGATCTACAACTTCCCTGACGCTTCGTCCTGGAAACCTGGTCAGGACGTCAGCGTTGAACCTACCTATCAAGTACGCCACAACAACCAGACTGGTCGTTGGGTGACCATTctcaagcctcaatggcagaaGCGGCCTCATGATGGGATCCAGAAGTTTGTCATTGGCAACATGAATCGTTTTGTGGATGTTTTTGCTTCAGACGGCAGCCAACTAGCTCAGCTTGATGGGGAGGGTATCACTGCAGTACCAGCCGTCGCACACTTCCACCCGTCTCGCGATTGGGTCGCTGGTGCGACATCCAGTGGAAAGCTTTGTTTCTGGCAGTGA